One window of the Rhizobiaceae bacterium genome contains the following:
- a CDS encoding copper resistance CopC/CopD family protein — MVQAFQMSLARVVRLLSSAMLVLFWHVATACAHASLTVAEPADGSVVEHAPSRYLLTFSEPVSPLALKLVKPDGGSIALDLYQLRDRTVEIEAPSSLSRGTHVLSWRVVSEDGHPIGGSVVFSIGEASVQAPAVEDQIDWTVRGGLWLSKLALYVGLFTGVGGVFAKAVLMPRMASGRRFVGAALVIGAGGAILSGGFQGLDALAAPAQNFLDPIVWSAGLTTTYGWTILVSLAAIALAASGLALPRRFDVAAAVVALLMVGMALSLSGHASAAAPQWLMRPAVFLHAVTLAVWIGALVPLGLALRRNGEDSKAALRRFSRAIPVFVGMLVATGFALAVVQVQRPAALFYTAYGQVLFVKLMLLVGLFLLAGVNRWSLTESVQSGDESATRRLVRSIAVETVVAIAIFGTAAVWRFTPPPRVLAAQAVEPVTVELQSDKAAVVLWVGPARAGPVNVVANVLAADYGAIEPRQVSITFSKPDAGIEPFKRPLSRGEGMADWHADGVAIPLAGLWQVRVDVLISDFDIARLHGEIRIRP; from the coding sequence ATGGTGCAGGCGTTCCAGATGAGCCTTGCCCGCGTTGTCAGGCTGCTGTCGTCCGCGATGCTTGTCCTGTTTTGGCATGTCGCGACGGCATGCGCGCACGCGTCGCTTACGGTAGCCGAGCCCGCGGATGGATCGGTGGTCGAACATGCGCCGAGCCGGTATTTGCTGACGTTCAGCGAACCGGTTTCGCCGCTGGCGCTGAAGCTGGTGAAGCCCGATGGCGGGTCGATTGCGCTGGATCTGTACCAGCTCAGAGACCGCACGGTCGAGATCGAGGCGCCCTCATCCCTATCGCGCGGCACGCATGTGTTGAGCTGGCGAGTCGTGTCCGAAGATGGTCATCCCATCGGAGGCTCGGTGGTGTTTTCGATCGGCGAAGCCAGCGTCCAGGCGCCGGCGGTCGAAGACCAGATCGATTGGACGGTCAGAGGCGGACTCTGGCTTTCGAAGCTCGCTCTTTATGTCGGGCTGTTCACGGGCGTCGGCGGCGTTTTCGCCAAAGCCGTCCTTATGCCCCGCATGGCGAGCGGCCGCCGGTTCGTGGGCGCTGCGTTGGTGATCGGTGCGGGAGGGGCGATCCTTTCAGGAGGCTTCCAGGGACTGGACGCGCTCGCGGCGCCCGCCCAGAACTTCCTTGACCCGATCGTCTGGTCCGCCGGGCTGACCACGACCTATGGCTGGACGATACTCGTGTCGCTGGCGGCCATTGCCCTTGCGGCATCCGGTCTGGCGCTGCCTCGACGCTTCGATGTTGCAGCCGCTGTCGTCGCGCTGCTCATGGTCGGCATGGCGCTTTCGCTAAGCGGCCATGCCAGCGCGGCGGCGCCCCAATGGCTTATGCGGCCGGCTGTCTTTCTGCATGCGGTGACGTTGGCGGTGTGGATTGGAGCGCTTGTTCCGCTGGGCTTGGCCCTGAGACGGAACGGGGAAGATTCAAAGGCCGCGTTGCGGCGCTTCTCCCGCGCCATTCCCGTCTTTGTGGGAATGCTGGTGGCTACGGGCTTTGCGCTGGCTGTTGTTCAGGTGCAGCGGCCGGCAGCCCTTTTCTATACGGCCTACGGACAGGTATTGTTTGTCAAACTCATGCTTCTCGTCGGCCTCTTTCTGCTGGCCGGCGTCAACCGGTGGTCGTTGACGGAATCCGTCCAGTCGGGAGACGAATCCGCGACACGCAGGCTGGTGCGTTCAATCGCCGTGGAGACGGTCGTTGCGATCGCGATTTTCGGGACGGCGGCCGTCTGGCGGTTCACGCCTCCGCCGCGGGTGCTTGCGGCCCAGGCGGTAGAGCCGGTCACGGTCGAACTGCAGTCCGACAAGGCAGCGGTGGTTCTCTGGGTAGGCCCGGCGCGAGCCGGGCCGGTCAACGTTGTGGCGAATGTGCTCGCGGCGGATTACGGCGCCATCGAACCCAGGCAGGTATCGATCACTTTCTCGAAGCCGGATGCCGGCATCGAACCTTTCAAACGTCCGCTCTCACGGGGAGAAGGCATGGCGGACTGGCATGCCGATGGCGTCGCGATTCCGCTCGCCGGCCTGTGGCAGGTTCGTGTCGACGTGCTCATCAGCGATTTCGACATCGCGAGGCTCCACGGTGAAATCCGGATCAGGCCCTGA
- a CDS encoding YcnI family protein, which translates to MKKLLLVAAIASMSSSAFAHVSLEKTEAPVASTYKAIFRVPHGCEGTPTNVIRVQIPEGVISVKPQPKAGWKLEKVRGKYAKTYDYYGTPTSEGVKEVVWSGGSLGDDEYDEFVLRGYVTGDLKVGETLYFPVVQECPEGKAERWIEIPAAGQSGDDLELPAPGVKLLEQAGGH; encoded by the coding sequence ATGAAAAAGCTTCTTCTTGTGGCGGCTATCGCCAGCATGTCCTCTTCCGCCTTCGCTCACGTGTCGCTGGAAAAAACCGAGGCGCCGGTGGCGTCGACATACAAGGCGATATTCCGCGTTCCGCATGGTTGCGAGGGTACGCCTACCAATGTCATCCGCGTTCAGATCCCGGAAGGCGTCATTTCCGTCAAACCGCAACCGAAGGCCGGTTGGAAACTGGAAAAGGTCAGAGGCAAATACGCAAAGACGTATGATTATTATGGAACGCCGACGAGCGAAGGCGTGAAGGAAGTCGTCTGGAGCGGCGGCAGTCTCGGTGACGATGAGTATGACGAGTTCGTCTTGCGCGGCTACGTCACGGGAGACCTGAAGGTCGGGGAAACCCTCTATTTCCCGGTCGTGCAAGAATGCCCGGAGGGAAAGGCCGAGCGCTGGATTGAAATCCCCGCGGCTGGTCAATCGGGCGACGATCTTGAACTACCGGCGCCGGGGGTGAAGCTGCTGGAACAGGCCGGCGGCCATTGA
- a CDS encoding fimbrial protein — protein MSRTGPLTDENEEKPLDPAVERVRRRLLRFVVINLGLLFTAVIIVIAAVVYRSATKDAPPVATDIAVPDGEMIDAQIPVPAGSRLVSQSLSGNRVSLDLETANGERIILVYDIGQRRVIARLALASQ, from the coding sequence ATGAGCAGGACAGGGCCGTTGACCGACGAAAACGAGGAAAAGCCGCTCGATCCCGCCGTCGAGCGCGTCCGGCGCAGGCTCTTGCGCTTCGTCGTCATCAATCTTGGCCTGCTGTTCACGGCCGTTATCATCGTCATCGCCGCCGTTGTCTATAGATCGGCAACGAAGGATGCGCCGCCAGTCGCGACCGACATCGCCGTCCCGGACGGAGAAATGATCGACGCGCAGATTCCGGTTCCGGCCGGGTCGCGCCTTGTTTCGCAGTCGCTTTCGGGCAATCGCGTCTCGCTCGATCTCGAAACGGCGAACGGCGAACGTATCATCCTCGTGTACGATATCGGACAGCGCCGGGTGATCGCCCGTCTCGCCCTGGCATCGCAATGA
- a CDS encoding RluA family pseudouridine synthase — protein MMDDPDSEAGPALKVVAGGEAKGQRLDQWLAAALGADFSRSRVQQLIRQGAVRVGDAVVSEPKRKMLAGDIVEVDLPEPEPAEPVGEDIPLSVLYEDDHLIVIDKPAGLVVHPGAGNWTGTLVNALIHHCGDSLSGIGGVRRPGIVHRLDKDTSGVMIVAKTDTAHRRLAEAFADHGREGDLERAYAALVWGAPTRDAGSVEAPIGRAARDRTLRAVVKETQADARHAVTHYIVEERFGGARENAAASLVECRLETGRTHQIRVHMAHIGHPVIGDPDYGAAFRTKANKLPEPLGGMVKAFPRQALHAKLLVFRHPATGELMRFETPLPEDMATLVDAFRKLDRSIK, from the coding sequence ATGATGGACGACCCTGATAGCGAAGCCGGGCCGGCATTGAAAGTGGTCGCCGGCGGCGAGGCGAAAGGCCAGCGGCTCGACCAATGGCTGGCGGCCGCATTGGGAGCCGACTTTTCGCGCAGCCGCGTGCAGCAGCTGATCCGGCAAGGCGCGGTGCGGGTGGGAGACGCCGTCGTATCCGAGCCGAAGCGGAAGATGCTGGCGGGCGATATCGTCGAAGTGGATCTGCCCGAGCCCGAGCCTGCCGAACCCGTGGGCGAAGACATACCGCTGTCGGTTCTCTACGAGGACGATCATCTGATCGTCATCGACAAGCCGGCGGGGCTTGTCGTCCATCCCGGCGCGGGAAACTGGACCGGCACGCTGGTCAACGCGCTGATCCACCATTGCGGCGACAGTCTGTCCGGTATCGGCGGCGTGAGACGCCCCGGCATCGTCCATCGCCTCGACAAGGACACGAGCGGCGTGATGATCGTCGCCAAGACCGACACAGCGCATCGCAGGCTTGCGGAGGCCTTTGCCGATCATGGCCGTGAGGGCGATCTCGAACGCGCCTATGCCGCCCTCGTCTGGGGCGCGCCGACCCGCGATGCGGGCTCTGTCGAGGCGCCGATCGGACGCGCCGCCCGGGACCGCACGCTGCGCGCCGTCGTGAAGGAGACGCAGGCGGATGCAAGGCATGCGGTGACGCACTATATTGTCGAGGAGCGGTTTGGTGGCGCACGGGAAAACGCGGCCGCTTCGCTCGTCGAATGCCGGCTTGAGACGGGCCGGACGCACCAGATCAGGGTGCACATGGCCCACATCGGCCACCCGGTGATTGGCGATCCCGATTATGGCGCGGCATTCCGGACCAAGGCCAACAAGCTGCCGGAACCGCTCGGAGGAATGGTGAAAGCCTTTCCGCGACAGGCGCTCCACGCGAAGCTGCTGGTGTTCCGCCATCCGGCGACCGGCGAATTGATGCGCTTCGAGACGCCGCTGCCGGAAGACATGGCGACGCTTGTAGACGCCTTTCGGAAACTTGATCGAAGCATCAAGTAG
- the rpoH gene encoding RNA polymerase sigma factor RpoH codes for MAQTLPSIVSGEGGLSRYLEEIRRFPMLQPQEEYMLAKRYAEHADTGAAHKLVTSHLRLVAKIAMGYRGYGLPIGEVISEGNVGLMQAVKKFEPERGFRLATYAMWWIKASIQEYILRSWSLVKMGTTANQKRLFFNLRKVKGKIQALDDGDLRPDQIAEIATRLNVSEEEVVSMNRRLSGDASLNAPIRATEGESGEWQDWLVDEHDNQEEMLIEQDELENRRTMLAGAMSVLNDRERRIFEARRLAEEPLTLEELSSEFDISRERVRQIEVRAFEKVQDAVKAAAKRQASALRTIEARPQ; via the coding sequence ATGGCCCAGACACTACCCAGCATCGTTTCCGGTGAAGGCGGCCTGTCCCGCTACCTGGAAGAAATCCGCAGATTTCCAATGCTTCAGCCGCAGGAAGAGTACATGCTCGCCAAGCGGTATGCGGAGCATGCCGATACCGGCGCAGCGCACAAGCTGGTCACCAGCCACCTGCGTCTCGTCGCGAAGATCGCGATGGGTTATCGCGGCTATGGCCTGCCGATCGGCGAGGTGATTTCGGAAGGCAATGTCGGCCTGATGCAGGCCGTGAAAAAGTTCGAACCGGAGCGCGGCTTCCGCCTGGCGACCTATGCCATGTGGTGGATCAAGGCCTCGATCCAGGAATACATCCTGCGCTCCTGGAGCCTGGTGAAGATGGGAACGACCGCTAACCAGAAGCGGCTGTTTTTCAACCTGCGCAAGGTGAAGGGCAAGATCCAGGCTCTTGACGACGGCGATCTCAGGCCGGACCAGATTGCCGAGATCGCGACGCGGCTGAACGTCAGCGAGGAAGAGGTCGTTTCGATGAACCGTCGCCTTTCGGGCGATGCGTCACTGAACGCTCCGATCCGCGCGACGGAAGGCGAATCCGGCGAGTGGCAGGACTGGCTTGTCGATGAACACGACAACCAGGAAGAGATGCTGATCGAGCAGGACGAACTGGAGAACCGCCGCACAATGCTGGCGGGCGCCATGTCCGTGCTGAACGATCGCGAGCGCCGCATCTTCGAGGCGCGCCGTCTCGCGGAAGAGCCGCTGACGCTGGAAGAACTCTCCAGCGAGTTCGACATCAGCCGCGAACGTGTACGTCAGATCGAGGTGCGCGCCTTCGAGAAGGTGCAGGACGCGGTGAAGGCAGCCGCCAAGCGGCAGGCCAGCGCGCTGCGCACCATTGAGGCCCGCCCCCAGTAA
- a CDS encoding class I SAM-dependent methyltransferase: MTQAHKELVEAQFGPRAAAYVESAVHAQGEDLAALEAVVAAIRPERALDLGAGGGHVSYLMARHAGSVTAADLSPEMLAAVRETARAKGLGNIGTVEAAVEKLPFADGVYDFVASRYSAHHWHDFEGGLREARRVARHGATAVFMDVFASETPLLDTHLQAVELLRDMSHVRDHSLSEWLRAAGRAGFVTEGHQTWRVRMDFPVWIARMQTPETNVRAIRALQQGASEEVRRHFAIEADGSFMLDVMMIRARAT, translated from the coding sequence ATGACCCAGGCTCACAAGGAACTCGTCGAGGCTCAGTTCGGCCCGCGCGCCGCCGCCTATGTCGAGAGCGCCGTGCATGCGCAGGGCGAGGATCTCGCGGCGCTCGAGGCGGTCGTCGCGGCGATCCGGCCGGAACGCGCGCTCGACCTCGGCGCCGGTGGCGGCCACGTCTCCTACCTGATGGCCCGCCATGCCGGTTCGGTGACGGCGGCGGACCTGTCGCCGGAAATGCTTGCGGCTGTCAGGGAAACGGCGCGGGCCAAAGGACTCGGCAACATCGGGACCGTCGAGGCGGCGGTGGAAAAACTGCCCTTTGCCGATGGCGTCTACGACTTCGTGGCCAGCCGCTACTCGGCGCATCACTGGCACGATTTCGAGGGCGGGCTGCGTGAAGCGCGCCGCGTGGCGCGACACGGCGCGACGGCTGTCTTCATGGACGTCTTCGCGTCCGAGACGCCGCTGCTCGACACGCATCTGCAGGCGGTGGAACTCCTGCGCGACATGTCGCATGTCCGCGACCATTCGCTGTCGGAATGGCTGCGTGCGGCGGGCAGGGCGGGTTTCGTGACGGAAGGCCACCAGACCTGGCGGGTGCGCATGGATTTTCCCGTCTGGATCGCGCGCATGCAGACGCCGGAGACCAATGTGCGGGCAATCCGCGCACTGCAGCAGGGCGCTTCGGAGGAAGTGCGGCGTCACTTCGCCATCGAGGCCGACGGCTCTTTCATGCTCGACGTGATGATGATCCGCGCCCGCGCGACATAA
- a CDS encoding helix-turn-helix transcriptional regulator has protein sequence MIEHDQRRLLGEFVRAHRERLPPPEPGGRRRTPGLRREELAARAGISATWCTWIEQGREVRASPETLKRLAVALALSPAERSYMFELAGRIDPDAGDADGPDALVSLRTAVGLLDCPAYGLDPFWNACCWNTPAGALFRGWLDGGSDRAGKRNLLRFVFLDHAAPTLIPEWEERARRLLAEFRADFAHNFRDMRMRALVDDLLAGSPLFAKAWHAQDVQHREGGLRSFRDRDGGVLRFIQHTFHPAGHAGYKLVILLPAPVEDRPEPR, from the coding sequence ATGATCGAGCATGACCAACGCCGACTCCTCGGCGAATTTGTTCGCGCTCACCGCGAACGCCTGCCGCCGCCTGAGCCGGGAGGCAGGCGGCGCACGCCGGGTCTGCGTCGCGAGGAACTGGCGGCACGCGCCGGCATCAGCGCCACGTGGTGCACATGGATAGAGCAGGGCCGCGAGGTTCGCGCCTCTCCGGAGACGCTGAAACGGCTGGCCGTCGCGCTGGCGCTGTCGCCGGCCGAACGAAGCTACATGTTCGAGCTGGCCGGCCGGATCGATCCCGACGCCGGTGACGCCGACGGTCCGGACGCTTTGGTTTCGCTGCGGACGGCAGTCGGGCTGCTGGACTGCCCGGCCTACGGGCTCGATCCATTCTGGAACGCCTGCTGCTGGAACACGCCTGCCGGGGCGCTGTTTCGCGGCTGGCTTGACGGCGGAAGCGACAGGGCCGGTAAGCGGAATCTGCTCCGTTTCGTCTTCCTCGACCACGCCGCGCCGACGTTGATCCCTGAATGGGAGGAGCGTGCGCGCCGCCTGCTCGCCGAGTTTCGCGCCGATTTCGCCCACAATTTCAGAGATATGCGGATGCGGGCGCTCGTCGACGATCTTCTCGCCGGAAGTCCGCTGTTCGCGAAGGCCTGGCACGCGCAGGACGTCCAGCATCGCGAGGGCGGACTGCGCAGTTTTCGCGACCGTGACGGCGGCGTGCTGCGTTTTATCCAGCACACGTTCCATCCGGCCGGACATGCCGGCTACAAGCTCGTGATTCTGCTGCCTGCGCCGGTGGAAGACCGACCGGAACCGCGCTGA
- a CDS encoding adenylosuccinate synthase, giving the protein MANVVVVGSQWGDEGKGKIVDWLSERADVVVRFQGGHNAGHTLVVDGKVYKLSLLPSGVVREGKLSIIGNGVVFDPHAFVAEVEKLKGQGVDVSPARLKIAENTALILSVHRELDGFREDAASNSGTKIGTTRRGIGPAYEDKIGRRAVRVMDLADLETLPLKVDRLLTHHNALRKGLGHPEVAHAALMDELTSVAGNILPYMDRVWKILDDARRAGDRILFEGAQGTLLDIDHGTYPFVTSSNTVAGQAASGSGLGPNAINYVLGITKAYTTRVGEGPFPTEQDNEIGEFLGTRGHEFGTVTGRKRRCGWFDAVLVRQAVAVNGIKGIALTKLDVLDGLDEIKVCTAYRLDGELIDYLPASQGAQARVEPVYETLEGWKGTTGGARSWNDLPAQAVKYVRHIEELIGAPVALLSTSPERDDTILVTDPFQD; this is encoded by the coding sequence ATGGCTAATGTGGTGGTCGTCGGCTCGCAGTGGGGCGACGAGGGCAAGGGCAAGATCGTCGACTGGCTGTCGGAGCGCGCCGACGTGGTGGTGCGCTTCCAGGGAGGTCACAATGCCGGCCATACGCTGGTGGTGGACGGCAAGGTCTACAAGCTTTCGCTGCTGCCGTCCGGCGTCGTGCGCGAGGGCAAGCTTTCCATCATCGGCAACGGCGTCGTCTTCGATCCGCACGCCTTCGTCGCGGAAGTCGAGAAACTCAAGGGGCAGGGCGTCGATGTTTCGCCCGCCCGCCTGAAAATTGCCGAAAACACGGCGCTTATCCTGTCGGTGCATCGGGAACTCGATGGTTTTCGCGAGGACGCGGCGTCGAACTCGGGAACGAAGATCGGAACGACCCGGCGTGGCATCGGGCCAGCCTATGAAGACAAGATCGGCCGCCGCGCTGTCCGGGTCATGGATTTGGCGGATTTGGAAACGCTCCCCCTCAAGGTAGACAGGCTGCTCACCCATCACAATGCCTTGCGCAAGGGGCTCGGCCATCCGGAAGTCGCGCATGCCGCGTTGATGGACGAGCTCACCTCGGTGGCGGGCAACATCCTCCCCTATATGGACCGCGTCTGGAAAATCCTGGACGACGCGCGCCGCGCCGGCGATCGCATCCTGTTCGAGGGCGCGCAGGGCACGCTGCTCGACATCGACCACGGCACCTATCCTTTCGTGACGTCGTCGAACACGGTGGCGGGGCAGGCGGCCTCCGGTTCCGGTCTGGGTCCGAACGCCATCAACTATGTGCTCGGCATCACCAAGGCTTATACGACGCGGGTGGGCGAGGGACCGTTTCCGACTGAGCAGGACAACGAGATCGGCGAGTTCCTCGGCACGCGCGGCCATGAATTCGGCACAGTTACCGGGCGTAAGCGGCGGTGCGGCTGGTTCGACGCGGTGCTGGTGCGCCAGGCCGTCGCCGTCAACGGCATCAAGGGCATCGCGCTGACGAAGCTCGACGTGCTCGACGGGCTGGACGAGATCAAGGTCTGCACGGCCTATCGGCTGGACGGCGAACTGATTGACTATCTGCCGGCAAGCCAGGGCGCGCAGGCGCGGGTGGAGCCGGTTTACGAAACGCTGGAAGGTTGGAAGGGCACGACCGGCGGGGCGCGCAGCTGGAACGACCTGCCGGCACAGGCGGTCAAGTATGTGCGCCATATCGAGGAACTGATCGGGGCTCCGGTGGCGCTCTTGTCCACAAGCCCCGAGCGGGACGACACGATACTTGTGACGGACCCGTTTCAAGATTAA
- a CDS encoding SMP-30/gluconolactonase/LRE family protein — protein sequence MAATARLVLDAKNIVGESLIWVADHAAFFWVDIGGKSISMFRPCDGHFETWPTPDFPTSIGCRKDGGFIVGLTRDVCLWEPGDIFEPVATPEPEFPGNRLNEGVVAPDGSFWVGTMDNNLDADGSPKEQSAKSGAYYRIDPDFSVHRLTPNEYGITNTMGWLPGGRFVTADTTANTLYQFDIGADGGLSNRRVFVEGFERGLPDGSCVDAEGFLWNCRVVGGACVARFSPSGAIDRVVELPCSWPTSCAFGGSDLTTLYVTSARFTMSEGHLVANPQEGGLFAVDAGARGLLPNLFG from the coding sequence ATGGCGGCAACCGCCAGACTGGTGCTCGACGCGAAGAACATCGTCGGCGAAAGCCTGATATGGGTCGCCGACCACGCGGCGTTCTTCTGGGTCGATATAGGCGGCAAGTCGATCTCGATGTTCCGGCCGTGCGACGGCCATTTCGAGACCTGGCCCACGCCGGATTTCCCGACGTCGATCGGCTGCCGCAAGGATGGCGGCTTCATCGTCGGGCTGACGCGCGACGTCTGCCTCTGGGAGCCCGGCGACATCTTCGAGCCGGTCGCAACACCCGAGCCGGAATTTCCGGGCAACCGCCTGAACGAGGGAGTCGTCGCGCCGGACGGCTCGTTCTGGGTCGGCACCATGGACAACAATCTCGATGCCGACGGCTCGCCCAAGGAACAAAGCGCGAAATCGGGCGCCTACTATCGGATCGATCCGGATTTTTCGGTCCATCGCCTGACACCGAACGAATACGGCATCACAAACACGATGGGATGGCTGCCGGGCGGACGGTTCGTGACCGCCGACACCACCGCCAATACGCTCTACCAGTTCGACATCGGCGCGGATGGCGGGCTGTCGAATCGCCGTGTCTTCGTCGAAGGGTTCGAGCGGGGCCTTCCGGATGGCTCCTGCGTGGATGCCGAAGGTTTTCTCTGGAACTGCCGTGTCGTCGGCGGCGCGTGCGTCGCCCGTTTCTCGCCCTCCGGCGCAATCGACCGGGTGGTGGAACTGCCCTGTTCCTGGCCGACAAGCTGCGCCTTCGGTGGTTCCGATCTGACGACTCTCTATGTCACTTCGGCGCGCTTCACGATGAGCGAAGGACATCTCGTCGCAAATCCCCAGGAGGGCGGGCTCTTCGCCGTGGATGCGGGGGCACGCGGCCTGTTGCCCAACCTCTTCGGCTGA
- the uxuA gene encoding mannonate dehydratase, whose translation MEQTWRWFGPKDAATLAHARQAGATGIVTALHDIPYGEIWPIEAIRQRKAEIEEADPSLGLRWSVVESVPVHDHIKSGHGDLKTLYANFAQTLRNLGACGIRTVCYNFMLVLDWTRTDLAVPLPGGGRALKFNIHEVAAFDCHILKRQGAERDYAPAVLQRASRWMDETPEAAKAGLLANIMAGLPGAFKRYGVEELRDVIAEQSRMTHERLRANLVQFLENVLPAAEEAGVSMCIHPDDPPRDIMGLSRIVRNAEDIAFILDAVPSPNSGLTLCSGSLGANPENDVAAIAGRFAARIFFAHLRNVSKEADGSFMEAEHLGGDVDMVAVIDVLLNEERRRRKDGLPRSLIPFRPDHGHELIDDVTRATHPGYPVIGRLRGLAELRGVMTALERNKVAATG comes from the coding sequence ATGGAACAGACCTGGCGCTGGTTCGGCCCCAAGGATGCGGCCACGCTTGCCCATGCAAGGCAGGCCGGCGCGACGGGCATCGTGACCGCCCTCCACGACATCCCCTACGGCGAGATCTGGCCCATCGAGGCGATCCGGCAGCGCAAGGCCGAGATAGAGGAGGCCGATCCGTCGCTCGGCCTGCGCTGGAGCGTGGTGGAGAGCGTGCCGGTGCACGACCATATCAAGAGCGGCCACGGCGATCTGAAGACGCTCTATGCCAACTTCGCCCAGACGCTGCGCAATCTCGGTGCGTGCGGCATCCGCACCGTCTGCTACAATTTCATGCTGGTGCTGGACTGGACCCGCACCGATCTCGCCGTACCCCTTCCCGGCGGCGGACGGGCGCTGAAGTTCAACATCCACGAGGTCGCGGCCTTCGATTGCCACATCCTCAAGCGCCAAGGCGCCGAACGCGACTATGCCCCCGCCGTGCTGCAACGCGCGAGCCGCTGGATGGACGAGACGCCGGAGGCCGCGAAAGCCGGCCTTCTCGCCAACATCATGGCCGGCCTTCCCGGCGCCTTCAAACGCTATGGCGTGGAGGAGCTGCGCGACGTGATCGCCGAGCAATCGCGGATGACGCACGAGCGGCTGCGGGCAAATCTTGTGCAGTTCCTCGAAAACGTCCTGCCGGCCGCCGAGGAAGCCGGCGTCTCCATGTGCATCCATCCGGACGACCCGCCGCGCGACATTATGGGGCTAAGCCGCATCGTCAGGAATGCCGAAGACATCGCCTTCATCCTCGACGCGGTGCCGTCGCCGAACAGCGGCCTGACCCTGTGTTCCGGTTCGCTCGGCGCCAATCCCGAGAACGACGTGGCCGCGATCGCCGGGCGCTTCGCAGCCAGGATATTCTTCGCCCACCTGCGCAACGTCTCGAAGGAAGCCGACGGCTCGTTCATGGAGGCAGAGCATCTTGGCGGCGATGTGGACATGGTGGCGGTGATCGACGTGCTGCTCAACGAGGAAAGGCGGCGCAGAAAGGACGGCTTGCCACGGTCTCTCATCCCCTTCCGCCCGGATCACGGCCACGAGCTCATAGACGACGTGACGCGCGCCACTCATCCCGGCTATCCGGTCATCGGGCGCTTGCGCGGTCTGGCGGAACTGCGCGGCGTCATGACCGCCCTTGAACGGAACAAGGTGGCGGCTACGGGCTGA
- a CDS encoding PRC-barrel domain-containing protein — protein MIRTLLATTAVATLLTTGAMAQEATQPAPAAPAATEPATGVPAAVQPSSGYLATNMIGETVYDGTGEQAQNIGSVNDLVIGEDGSIQAVVVGVGGFLGIGQKNVALEYKEISWAEQNGDRWIVIPTSKEALEGLPDFDRRPYDPAPPAAATDATMAPADQTATAPAPAAPADETAAAPAPAAPADQAAEAPAASDPAMPADETAQAPAANDNAATTDTMSTAAIDKSTLSPFDTAAVRAEDLVGTTVYGADDANVGEIGDVVVSQDGKVDSIIIDVGGFLGMGEKEVAVGMDNLSFMTDKDGNKYLYTNMTKEQLEAQPAYDKSTWAEQRDTQRMMIR, from the coding sequence ATGATCCGCACTCTTTTGGCTACGACGGCAGTCGCCACCCTGCTCACCACCGGCGCTATGGCTCAGGAGGCCACGCAGCCGGCCCCTGCCGCTCCTGCCGCGACCGAACCCGCAACAGGCGTGCCGGCCGCCGTTCAGCCTTCGTCGGGTTATCTGGCGACCAATATGATCGGTGAGACGGTTTACGACGGCACCGGAGAACAGGCCCAGAATATCGGTTCCGTCAACGATCTGGTGATCGGCGAGGACGGCTCGATTCAGGCCGTGGTCGTCGGTGTGGGCGGTTTTCTTGGCATCGGACAGAAAAACGTCGCGCTCGAATACAAGGAGATCAGCTGGGCCGAACAGAACGGTGATCGCTGGATCGTGATCCCGACCTCGAAGGAGGCGCTGGAGGGCCTGCCGGACTTCGACCGTCGTCCGTATGACCCCGCCCCGCCGGCAGCGGCGACGGATGCCACCATGGCGCCCGCGGACCAGACAGCCACGGCGCCGGCCCCGGCAGCACCCGCTGACGAGACAGCTGCGGCGCCTGCTCCGGCGGCTCCTGCTGATCAGGCAGCCGAGGCCCCCGCAGCCAGCGATCCGGCGATGCCTGCCGATGAGACGGCACAGGCACCTGCCGCGAATGACAATGCAGCGACGACCGACACAATGTCGACTGCCGCTATCGACAAGTCGACGCTGTCGCCGTTCGACACCGCGGCCGTGCGCGCCGAGGATCTGGTCGGCACGACGGTCTACGGTGCCGACGACGCCAATGTCGGCGAGATCGGCGACGTCGTTGTCAGCCAGGACGGCAAGGTCGACTCGATCATCATCGATGTCGGTGGCTTCCTTGGCATGGGCGAGAAGGAAGTGGCCGTCGGCATGGACAACCTCTCCTTCATGACCGACAAGGACGGCAACAAGTACCTTTACACGAACATGACCAAGGAACAGCTCGAGGCGCAGCCCGCTTATGACAAGAGCACCTGGGCAGAGCAGCGCGACACCCAGCGCATGATGATCCGGTAA